The following proteins are co-located in the Colletotrichum lupini chromosome 4, complete sequence genome:
- a CDS encoding NADP-specific glutamate dehydrogenase — MSNLPTEPEFQQAYNELVSTLENSSLFTQNPEYRTALEVVSIPERVIQFRVVWEDDKGKLQVNRGYRVQFNSALGPYKGGLRFHPTVNLSVLKFLGFEQIFKNALTGLNMGGGKGGSDFDPKGKSDNEIRRFCVSFMRQLSKHIGADTDVPAGDIGVSGREIGWLFGTYRQERNKFEGVLTGKGLTWGGSLIRPEATGYGVVYYVEQMLKYANKGSFAGKRVAISGSGNVAQYAALKCIELGATVVSLSDSQGCLVAEGDAAFTPEQIENIADLKVQRRSLTEFDHKGSFMYIKGARPWTHVGKVDIALPSATQNEVSKEEAEALIAAGCIAIAEGSNMGCTQEAIDVFEAQRKEKGGEAIWYAPGKAANCGGVAVSGLEMAQNSQRLSWTREEVDQKLKDIMTAAFFNGLNTAKEYVKGGETELPSLVAGSNIAGFVKVARAMHDQGDWWN; from the exons ATGTCTAACCTTCCTACCGAGCCCGAGTTCCAGCAGGCTTACAACG AGCTTGTCAGCACCCTCGAGAACTCCTCCCTCTTCACCCAGAACCCCGAGTACAGAACCGCACTCGAGGTCGTCTCCATCCCCGAGCGCGTCATCCAGTTCCGCGTCGTCTGGGAGGATGACAAGGGCAAGCTCCAGGTCAACCGCGGATACCGCGTCCAGTTCAACTCGGCCCTCGGCCCATACAAGGGAGGTCTGAGATTCCACCCTACCGTCAACCTGTCGGTCCTCAAGTTCCTCGGATTCGAGCAGATCTTCAAGAATGCCTTGACCGGCCTCAACATGGGTGGTGGTAAGGGTGGTTCCGACTTCGACCCCAAGGGCAAGAGCGACAACGAGATCCGTCGCTTCTGCGTCTCCTTCATGCGCCAGCTCAGCAAGCACATTGGCGCCGACACCGACGTTCCCGCCGGTGATATCGGTGTCTCCGGCCGCGAGATTGGCTGGTTGTTCGGTACCTACCGCCAGGAGCGCAACAAGTTCGAGGGTGTCCTCACCGGAAAGGGCCTCACCTGGGGTGGTAGCTTGATCCGCCCCGAGGCCACTGGATACGGTGTCGTCTACTACGTCGAGCAGATGCTCAAGTACGCCAACAAGGGCTCCTTCGCTGGCAAGCGTGTCGCCATCTCTGGTTCCGGCAACGTCGCTCAGTACGCCGCTCTCAAGTGCATCGAACTCGGTGCCACCGTTGTCTCCCTGTCCGACTCCCAGGGCTGCCTTGTCGCCGAGGGTGACGCTGCCTTCACCCCCGAGCAGATTGAGAACATTGCCGACCTCAAGGTCCAGCGCAGGTCTCTTACCGAATTCGACCACAAGGGCTCCTTCATGTACATCAAGGGTGCTCGTCCCTGGACCCACGTTGGCAAGGTCGACATTGCTCTGCCTTCCGCGACCCAGAACGAGGTCTCCAAGGAGGAGGCTGAGGCTCTCATTGCCGCCGGCTGCATTGCCATCGCCGAGGGCTCCAACATGGGCTGCACCCAGGAGGCCATCGACGTCTTCGAGGCTCAGCGCAAGGAGAAGGGTGGCGAGGCCATCTGGTACGCTCCCGGCAAGGCTGCCAACTGCGGTGGTGTCGCCGTCTCTGGCCTCGAGATGGCCCAGAACAGCCAGCGCCTGAGCTGGACCCGCGAGGAGGTCGACCAGAAGCTCAAGGACATCATGACCGCTGCCTTCTTCAACGGCCTCAACACCGCCAAGGAGTACGTCAAGGGTGGTGAGACCGAGCTTCCCAGCTTGGTCGCTGGTAGCAACATTGCCGGTTTCGTCAAGGTTGCCCGTGCCATGCACGACCAGGGAGACTGGTGGAACTAA